From the Myripristis murdjan chromosome 14, fMyrMur1.1, whole genome shotgun sequence genome, one window contains:
- the pimreg gene encoding uncharacterized protein pimreg has translation MSSSIMNGVGAAVVGVWRAHTVLDESDGPDDSSPEAPDRFRKLRSSSSLNSLRMSLRKRLPLRSVQTNSLPENPTWESLQAKPKSSTVREFTRSARNSISGVYQRLQRSRESGREECLVATPGRVRDEEEGAVSTSRTPKRTPGRPGTVTPRRTPRSAVTPRRTPGSRHKSGIKGTPEADANVHRVKTGGGRRQLVRMAALRSPFASPNTQSQRKFDKDLEHVSTGLRKLKHLSRAFDDLIGKDDRITAGQRCGGVVMRKLDPSGKLSRSNLTRRATNLSNTLGGWAHTAAHTIRKPN, from the exons ATGTCATCTTCGATCATGAATGGGGTCGGTGCAGCTGTGGTGGGCGTGTGGCGGGCACACACCGTCCTGGATGAGTCTGATGGGCCGGACGACAGCTCCCCCGAAGCCCCTGACCGTTTCCGCAAGCTTCGCTCGTCGTCCTCGCTCAACTCTCTGCGGATGTCTTTGCGGAAGAGGCTCCCACTGCGATCCGTCCAGACCAACTCCCTCCCTGAGAATCCCACCTGGGAAAGCTTGCAGGCCAAGCCAAAATCCAGCACCGTCCGTGAATTCACCCGCAGTGCACGCAACTCCATTAGTGGAGTGTATCAG AGGCTGCAGCGGAGCAGAGAGTCTGGGCGTGAGGAGTGTTTGGTAGCAACCCCAGGACGGGTTCGTGATGAGGAAGAAGGTGCTGTATCAACCTCTCGCACCCCTAAACGTACACCTGGCCGCCCGGGCACTGTAACCCCGAGACGCACCCCCAGATCAGCTGTCACACCCAGGCGTACCCCAGGCTCCAGACACAAATCTGGGATAAAAGGCACTCCTGAGGCTGACGCTAATGTGCACAGAGTAAAaacaggaggaggcaggaggcagcTCGTCCGCATGGCTGCACTACGAAGTCCCTTTGCATCTCCCAACACACAGAGCCAGAG GAAGTTTGACAAAGACCTGGAACATGTCTCCACGGGACTCAGGAAACTCAAGCATCTGTCTAGGGCCTTTGATGACCTCATTGGCAAAGATGACAG gATCACTGCGGGGCAGCGTTGTGGAGGAGTGGTGATGAGGAAGTTGGACCCCAGCGGTAAACTCAGCCGCTCCAACCTCACACGCCGAGCCACAAACCTCTCAAACACACTGGGAGGTTGGGCGCACACGGCGGCTCACACTATCCGCAAACCCAACTGA
- the cct8 gene encoding T-complex protein 1 subunit theta isoform X1, with product MALHVPKAPGFAQMLKDGAKHYSGLEEAVFRNIRACKELAQTTRTAYGPNGMNKMVINHLEKLFVTNDAATILRELEVQHPAAKMIVMASHMQEQEVGDGTNFVLLFAGALLELAEELLRMGLSVSEVIEGYEMACRKALEILPDCVCSSAKNLHDVNEATALIRTAVMSKQYGNEEFLSNLIAQACVSIFPESGNFNVDNVRVCKILGCGLTASSMLHGMVFKKETEGDITSVKDAKIAVFSCPFDCTVTETKGTVLIKNADELMNFSKGEEDMMDAHVKAIKEAGANVVVTGGKVADMALHYANKYKLMVVRLNSKWDLRRLCKTVGAVALPRMTRPTPEEMGHCDSVYLTELGDTQVVVFKHEKEDGAISTLVIRGSTDNLMDDIERAVDDGVNTFKVLVRDKRLVPGAGATEIELAKQITSYGESCPGLEQYAIKKFAEAFEAVPRALAENSGVKGNELISKLYAVHHEGNKNMGFDIEGEGPSVKDMLEAGILDPYLVKHWGIKLATNAAVTVLRVDQIIMAKAAGGPRAPKQRGHWDKDGWEEEPENFETHH from the exons ATGGCCCTCCACGTACCCAAAGCTCCGGGCTTTGCCCAAATGTTGAAGGATGGCGCTAAG CATTATTCAGGTCTTGAGGAGGCGGTCTTCCGTAATATCCGGGCCTGTAAGGAGTTGGCACAGACCACACGCACCGCTTATGGGCCAAATG gAATGAATAAAATGGTCATCAACCACTTGGAGAAGCTGTTTGTCACCAACGACGCAGCAACAATTCTTAGAGAGCTTGAG gtACAGCATCCAGCAGCTAAGATGATTGTGATGGCATCCCACATGCAAGAGCAGGAGGTTGGAGACGGGACTaactttgttctgttgtttgctGGAGCTCTCCTGGAGTTGGCTGAAGAGCTGCTCAGAATGGGCCTGTCTGTGTCAGAG GTGATTGAAGGCTATGAGATGGCATGCAGGAAGGCTTTGGAGATCCTgccagactgtgtgtgttcctcagcCAAGAACCTGCATGATGTTAACGAGGCCACAGCTCTAATCCGCACAGCAGTCATGAGCAAACAGTATGGCAACGAGGAGTTTCTCTCCAACCTCATTGCTCAGGCCTGTG TCTCCATCTTTCCAGAATCCGGCAACTTCAATGTGGATAATGTCAGAGTATGCAAGATTTTG GGTTGTGGGTTGACAGCCTCGTCCATGCTGCATGGCATGGTTTTCaagaaggagacagagggagatatCACATCAGTCAAAGACGCCAAGATTGCAGTTTTCTCCTGCCCCTTCGACTGCACGGTGACAGAAACCAAA GGCACAGTGTTGATAAAGAACGCTGATGAGCTCATGAACTTcagcaaaggagaggaggacatgATGGACGCCCATGTGAAGGCCATCAAGGAAGCTGGGGCCAACGTGGTGGTCACTGGAGGCAAGGTGGCTGACATGGCCCTGCACTACGCCAACAAGTACAAGCTCATGGTGGTCAG gctcaactccaaATGGGACCTCAGGAGGTTATGTAAGACTGTGGGAGCTGTAGCTCTCCCCAGGATG ACCCGTCCAACTCCAGAGGAGATGGGTCACTGCGACAGCGTCTACCTGACAGAGTTGGGCGACACCCAGGTGGTGGTCTTCAAACACG AGAAGGAGGACGGAGCCATCTCTACGCTGGTGATCAGAGGCTCCACCGACAACTTGATGGATGACATTGAGAGGGCCGTCGATGATGGAGTCAACACCTTCAAGGTTCTGGTCAGG GACAAGCGCCTGGTACCCGGAGCTGGAGCCACCGAGATCGAGCTGGCCAAACAGATCACCTCTTATGGGGAG tCCTGCCCGGGTCTGGAGCAGTACGCGATTAAGAAGTTTGCTGAAGCCTTTGAGGCCGTGCCGCGAGCGCTGGCAGAGAACTCCGGTGTGAAGGGGAATGAGCTCATCTCCAAACTGTACGCTGTGCATCACgagggaaacaaaaacatgggcTTTGACAttgag GGAGAAGGCCCCTCGGTGAAGGACATGCTTGAAGCTGGCATTCTGGATCCCTACCTGGTCAAACACTGGGGCATCAAACTAGCCACCAATGCCGCCGTGACCGTACTGAGAGTGGACCAG ATCATCATGGCTAAGGCTGCAGGGGGACCCAGGGCTCCCAAGCAGAGAGGCCATTGGGACAAGGACGGCTGGGAAGAAGAGCCTGAAAATTTTGAAACTCATCATTAG
- the cct8 gene encoding T-complex protein 1 subunit theta isoform X2 translates to MALHVPKAPGFAQMLKDGAKHYSGLEEAVFRNIRACKELAQTTRTAYGPNGMNKMVINHLEKLFVTNDAATILRELEVQHPAAKMIVMASHMQEQEVGDGTNFVLLFAGALLELAEELLRMGLSVSEVIEGYEMACRKALEILPDCVCSSAKNLHDVNEATALIRTAVMSKQYGNEEFLSNLIAQACVSIFPESGNFNVDNVRVCKILGCGLTASSMLHGMVFKKETEGDITSVKDAKIAVFSCPFDCTVTETKGTVLIKNADELMNFSKGEEDMMDAHVKAIKEAGANVVVTGGKVADMALHYANKYKLMVVRLNSKWDLRRLCKTVGAVALPRMTRPTPEEMGHCDSVYLTELGDTQVVVFKHEKEDGAISTLVIRGSTDNLMDDIERAVDDGVNTFKVLVRDKRLVPGAGATEIELAKQITSYGESCPGLEQYAIKKFAEAFEAVPRALAENSGVKGNELISKLYAVHHEGNKNMGFDIEGEGPSVKDMLEAGILDPYLVKHWGIKLATNAAVTVLRVDQIIMAKPAGGPKAPEARKDWDEED, encoded by the exons ATGGCCCTCCACGTACCCAAAGCTCCGGGCTTTGCCCAAATGTTGAAGGATGGCGCTAAG CATTATTCAGGTCTTGAGGAGGCGGTCTTCCGTAATATCCGGGCCTGTAAGGAGTTGGCACAGACCACACGCACCGCTTATGGGCCAAATG gAATGAATAAAATGGTCATCAACCACTTGGAGAAGCTGTTTGTCACCAACGACGCAGCAACAATTCTTAGAGAGCTTGAG gtACAGCATCCAGCAGCTAAGATGATTGTGATGGCATCCCACATGCAAGAGCAGGAGGTTGGAGACGGGACTaactttgttctgttgtttgctGGAGCTCTCCTGGAGTTGGCTGAAGAGCTGCTCAGAATGGGCCTGTCTGTGTCAGAG GTGATTGAAGGCTATGAGATGGCATGCAGGAAGGCTTTGGAGATCCTgccagactgtgtgtgttcctcagcCAAGAACCTGCATGATGTTAACGAGGCCACAGCTCTAATCCGCACAGCAGTCATGAGCAAACAGTATGGCAACGAGGAGTTTCTCTCCAACCTCATTGCTCAGGCCTGTG TCTCCATCTTTCCAGAATCCGGCAACTTCAATGTGGATAATGTCAGAGTATGCAAGATTTTG GGTTGTGGGTTGACAGCCTCGTCCATGCTGCATGGCATGGTTTTCaagaaggagacagagggagatatCACATCAGTCAAAGACGCCAAGATTGCAGTTTTCTCCTGCCCCTTCGACTGCACGGTGACAGAAACCAAA GGCACAGTGTTGATAAAGAACGCTGATGAGCTCATGAACTTcagcaaaggagaggaggacatgATGGACGCCCATGTGAAGGCCATCAAGGAAGCTGGGGCCAACGTGGTGGTCACTGGAGGCAAGGTGGCTGACATGGCCCTGCACTACGCCAACAAGTACAAGCTCATGGTGGTCAG gctcaactccaaATGGGACCTCAGGAGGTTATGTAAGACTGTGGGAGCTGTAGCTCTCCCCAGGATG ACCCGTCCAACTCCAGAGGAGATGGGTCACTGCGACAGCGTCTACCTGACAGAGTTGGGCGACACCCAGGTGGTGGTCTTCAAACACG AGAAGGAGGACGGAGCCATCTCTACGCTGGTGATCAGAGGCTCCACCGACAACTTGATGGATGACATTGAGAGGGCCGTCGATGATGGAGTCAACACCTTCAAGGTTCTGGTCAGG GACAAGCGCCTGGTACCCGGAGCTGGAGCCACCGAGATCGAGCTGGCCAAACAGATCACCTCTTATGGGGAG tCCTGCCCGGGTCTGGAGCAGTACGCGATTAAGAAGTTTGCTGAAGCCTTTGAGGCCGTGCCGCGAGCGCTGGCAGAGAACTCCGGTGTGAAGGGGAATGAGCTCATCTCCAAACTGTACGCTGTGCATCACgagggaaacaaaaacatgggcTTTGACAttgag GGAGAAGGCCCCTCGGTGAAGGACATGCTTGAAGCTGGCATTCTGGATCCCTACCTGGTCAAACACTGGGGCATCAAACTAGCCACCAATGCCGCCGTGACCGTACTGAGAGTGGACCAG aTCATCATGGCCAAACCGGCAGGAGGACCCAAAGCTCCCGAGGCCAGGAAGGACTGGGACGAGGAGGACTGA
- the tmigd1 gene encoding transmembrane and immunoglobulin domain-containing protein 1 — MKLMLKAPLLHFLLFCAAQTSGVEIESYPAVNADGFVRSELDKTVSLTCLTQGGSGTQAKEELVWLRNGAQVQLMDGNKHGSSSLCVTPVTREDNTATFTCQLKSDASVNASVTLDITYAPMLSGVEEVTVEEQAVLVLQCDIQSNPHVSVLWLKEENQLDLSVGSFVVTSNGFTTELRVNKVDRRLHQGKYECKTVSHVYGTRSKVFNVTVEDKTLKFPLMPMVAGLVVVACTALLAVASRWKRIAKCCK, encoded by the exons ATGAAGCTGATGTTGAAAGCCCCTCTTCTCCATTTTCTGCTCTTCTGTGCAGCCCAGACATCAG GTGTCGAAATCGAGTCCTACCCAGCAGTCAACGCTGATGGATTTGTCAGGTCAGAGCTGGACAAGACGGTGTCTCTGACCTGCTTGACCCAGGGCGGCTCTGGGACTCAGGCCAAGGAGGAGCTGGTCTGGCTGAGGAACGGGGCGCAGGTCCAACTGATGGATGGCAACAAAcacggcagcagcagcctgtgtgtTACACCTGTCACCCGTGAAGACAACACCGCCACTTTCACCTGCCAGCTGAAGAGCGACGCCAGCGTTAATGCTTCTGTCACCCTGGATATCACCT ACGCTCCAATGCTGTCTGGTGTGGAGGAGGTGACTGTGGAAGAGCAGGCCGTGCTCGTGCTGCAATGTGACATCCAATCCAACCCGCATGTCTCTGTGTTGTGGCTGAAAGAGGAAAACCAACTAGATCTATCAGTGGGCAGCTTCGTGGTGACCAGTAATGGCTTCACAACTGAGCTGAGAGTCAACAAGGTGGACAGGAGATTGCACCAGGGCAAATACGAATGCAAAACAGTCTCTCACGTCTACGGAACAAGGAGCAAGGTTTTCAATGTCACTGTTGAAG ACAAGACTCTGAAATTCCCGCTGATGCCCATGGTGGCAGGGCTGGTGGTGGTGGCCTGCACCGCCCTGCTTGCTGTGGCCTCACGGTGGAAGAGGATTGCAAAG TGCTGCAAGTAA